The nucleotide sequence ACGGGATCTTTTCATTTACACAGTTGGTTGGGTCTGATGAAGGCCTGAGaatcctgcacacacacacacacacacacacacacacacacacacacattgcaggACACTTGACTCTgaatttttatctctttaaattcCTCTGGAAGTTGAGATCATTTAGCACACATTGAGAGTCCACTCCTCTTGTGTAGGTGTGCTAGACTTACTTGATGTTAAGTCAAAGCATGCCCGACCAGGACTGGTAAAGCAAATTTACAATCTACACCAGATCTGAAAGATTCCTGAGTAGACAAAAGTTGTTCTTTAGTTGGCCTTAAAAGTAACCTTAGCcaccaaaaattaaaaagtgaaaatttaaacagatttctgtgagttcagaatcaggctgttctacagagtgtgttccagCACAGTGAGGCCCTCATCCTGTTCCCAACTTCATCTGAAGCCAGTGAATTCTTTCCACCCCTTCACTTCCCTGTACTCAGCATTCATGTATAAAGGGCAGATTCCCCACACCAAGCTGGAAGATCAGAGGACTGGCTTCCCTGCAGCCACTGACAGCAAGAAGGACCACCACTGGACAGTGGTAGGGAGAGACTGGGTGCTGCATGTGGGGTCCAGAGAGGAACAGCAAAAGGGAAGCTGGGGATCCAGACTGAAGGACAGAGGTGCAGACCTGATGATTTCATGCCCCTGCTCCCTTCTGTGTCAGACTGCCACATGAGGTGATGTCGTGTTTGCCCATGTCTTTCAAGGGATGGCCCCTTCCTGTTTGTCACTGATTCCTGACTACAGTTCTGTACTCAGGAGTCAGGGCAGCACCTCTCATTATTCATCCCTTTGTGTGTGGATTCCAGTTCCCTTGTCCTGGAATCTGTGCCTTCCTGGTCTGTGTTGAATGATTGAATCACTCACCACTGAGGACAGCTATATAAGGGAATGGGAAGGGGAAGGGTGCTGGGAAGGGTcctgggaaagggaaggaaaaggggaaggggaggggaaaggaaaagggaaaggatagCCTCCAAGGGTAAATGATATATCCCACTTCTTCTTTACCTGTTACTAGCCACTTCAGAGAAGATGTTCTGTAGGAACGTTCTGGAAAGATAGCCATCTCTTCTCATACTGGAATTTGTTTCCAGGGAGTGGGTACATGTctcaattggtagagtgcttgtcatGCTAGCATGAGGACCTGTCTCAATAcacttgtacatacacacacacacacacacacactctctctctctcttcctctctccctgtcacacacagagacagtcaAAGATCTAGATGAGTACACAAAGGTGTTTATTGATTAGGAAGGCTCTGTTCAGCTAAATTTGAAGGAGTCAGGGATGGGTTTCATGAGGACAGGTCCTGATAGGCAGCGCAGCCAAGGAATGGGTTCTTCAGCACTAGGATTTTCCTGGCACTAGCTGATGAGCAAAGGTACAAAGTGGTGGTGCTGGAGCTATCTAAAATATCCCATCCAAGTGAACCACGACCACTGGGTAGGTGAGCTTGTCTTGTGGGGTTCTGCTGTCACAAGCCACTGTGTAGGACTTCACGTCGTGTGTTGTTTGGTATCTGCATTTTATGTAATTTGCCGACGGAGTTGTGAGGTTACAGTAAGTTATAGATACCTGAGATGAACTATCATGACAAATTGTTCGTTCGTTCTTGCAGTTAGTATCTCTATTGTAACACTCTTTAACAACATTAGCAAAACGTGTATGAAGAAAAGTATTTATGTCCTTGCATCTTCTTGTGTATCTGTTAACTCCCAGCATTGCAGCATTACATTGGATGGTAGTACTATTCCTTATATGCTGGATTATAAACCACCGGGAAGGAGTTAAACCAGGTGGAACCTGGAATGAGGGCACCTTCAGGAGAagtcccagcagcagcaggaaacaTAGTTGGGACTCGAGCAGCTTCAGACCCATGTTTTCCTGTGAGAGCAGAGCAGAAGTGACTACTCCCCATCTTGGCCTgggttttcctctctctccctgaaaGCCTTCTGCTGTCACTGAGGGCTCACAGTTCCATTTCTCCTGGACGCTGCCCCATCACTAGCCCTCCTGCCCCATCGCTAGCCCTCCTGCCCCAGTCCTAGACAGTCAGTCTCTTACCCAGTCTAGGTTGTGGCTCCTGTGAGATCGCAATGCTGGTTGTCCTGGAAATCAGGGATGATGGGTGAGCTCTACTTGGGCCCATAGATATAGAGCAGACCCTGTGGGTGGAGCCGGCAGAGCCAAGTGGCTTGGAGTCTTCATCATGCAGAACCCACTGATTGGCATATTGCCCGTTGTGCAAACAGCCTTCTGTTCCTTCACTTGGCCAAGCAACAGTGCTGCTGCCCCCATTGTAAGGAGGTCTAGTTCCAAGTCATCTTGTGCAGGGTAGTTGAAGTCTGAATGTGAACTCTGCCTAGAAATCTCTGTATTCTGTCGACTGGCTGCAGATTTTGTGCCTGTGTTTCTGTGTTGGGCAGACCAGGGTTAAGCTAGGTACTTAGAGGAGACAGAGCCTTGGAAACCCAGATTTGTAAGAGATATTTACATTTCTGTCTCTCATCTTAAAAATCAGATGAGGTTGTggtctggagagagggctcagtggtcaggagcacttgctgctcttccagaggacccaagttaggTTCCAGCACCTATGCTGGGTGGCTTACAGaagtctgtaactccattttcaggggaCCTGATGTCTTCTAATAGAGTCTGTTGGCATAGACATACATGTCtatagacacacagatacacggaGGGGAGAATGAATCTTAgggactgggctggagagatggcttaaaggttaagagcactggttgctcttgcagaggtcatgagttcaattcccagcaacctcacggtggctcacaactctctataataagatctgatgCCGTCTTCTGGCACGCAGGTCTATATGCAGAGAGAAcattgtatagataataaatctttataaaaatctTAGGGACTGGTGAGCTGTCCATGGTTAGGAGCACTTTCCATCCTGGCAGCCCCTTCCCTTTCAGAGAACTCCAGTTTGTGGAGGTCACAAGTGCACAgaactccagctcccagggaaGCTATGACACCAGTCTTGGTTTCTGTTAGTACCAAGACTGTGAAAGTTAAAAAGTAAAGCTTGAAAGCTGTCCTCAGAAACAACAATGGGAGACTGTACTCAAGGCATACTGCATAATATTTTTCTGATCCTTTCCTATGTAAGATTTCTCTGTACATTTTCATCTACCTAATTTACCTCCAGAATTAGTACAAGTGGCTTAGTTTTACACTCTTGACCTTCTCTGAACTGACTGAACCTGCTCCcagatatctgtctgtctgtctgctatCTTAGCTTTGCATTCTCAGGGCTCTCTCCATATAATGTATCACACATCACAGAGATCTGTCCTCTAATAGATGGTCatgagagctgggtgtggtgtgcTCGCCTTGAATTGCAGcagagagggaagcagaggcaggtggatccctgtgagttcaaggccagcctggtctaaaagtgagttccaggagggggaaaaaggaaaaaaagatgaaagaaaacaagaaagaaagatatgATAACTGACAAATCTTTATTGATCAATTACACTGTGCACAAAGATAAATGAAACCTGGCTTCTGCCTTCCAGAGATTTATGGTCTTATTGTAGGGAGTGTGGTTATAAGGAAAAGGTTTTAAATATACAGGAACACGGAGGTACAGGACTGATTCCAAAGCAGGCTGCATAGCTGGCTTTTACCTTAAAGGCTGAAATATCAGTGTAGAGAGAACTCTAAGCAAAGACAGAGCAAGATACACATCTGTGAGAGTGAATGACAGAGAAAGCTGCTGCAGAGCTCTTGTGGGTCTTCTGTGGAAAGCCATGCTCCTCACCCTATTGCATTCCTTGAGCTGGAACTTCCTGGAAAGGGTGGAAGTGAGGTCAGGAGAGTCAGGCTTTTGCTGTAGAGGGAGCTAGAGTAGATCTGGGCAGTCTCAGGGTTTGCCATGGGcagataattaagaaaaatgctcTGGTCCAAGTGAGGGGCAGGTGCACCCTCTGTGAGACAGGAGCCTGCTGTTGAAGGGTCATCCAGGGGTCACAGACCCAGAGTGTGGGTTGTGTGCTCTCTAGTTACCTCTGGCTGATCATGGTTAGTGTTGGGAAAGCTTAACCCAGACCCTTTCCATCCCTCCAACCATCCCATTTCTAAAGAAACACAGAGGCTTTTATGAGAGGAAGAGAAACCATAAGCTTAGCTTGGGAAAACTGAGCTGGACAATTTTCTCCTGCTCACTGTGCTGTGAGGGAAAAGATGTCACCTCTCACTTGGCATCTAGCACGGTACTCATGACCATTAGCGTTGGGACGGTGTGTCCTACCTAGTGCGACAGAAAGACTGCATCGACAGACACTGAAGAGAAAATACAAGAAGGTACATGATGTTCATTCTCAGAGCAGGTTATACTGACAGTTTGGAGAACATTCATCGTTTTTtaaattagagaaacaatacaCATTCAACACAGACATGttagaaaagtaaaaaagaatgaatcatgttttaaattttgtttttgttgctgtttgtgaGATAACATCTCTTCATAGCtccggctgtcctgaaacttactctatagatgaggctggccttgctAAAACACTGTGGGTCTCCACAGCTGCCTGGACCTTCACCAGTTCCTCCGCACTTTTTCTCAGAGCTCAACAAAAGAGTATGCTTATGATACTCATTTTTCACTCTGAAGATATCATCTCAAAGAGATCCGTAAAAGTAAACTTTAAGTAAGTGTGGTTACAAAACTTCAGACCAGAATGCTCTTGGGGAAATGATCAACAAACCCAAGTGAAAACTCCTAGAATAAATTCACTTCTCTGGGGAAAGAGGCTCTTACAAAGATAAGGGAGCAGATCACGATTGGATACATCGTGTCCAATGCCCGGCCACCTCTGCTTTATCTCACTGTGTATCAAGGCCATAGGGAATAGCTGTTTTCATCAAGTCACTGCCTAGTGGGGATCATGGGGATGGCCAGGTTCATTTAAGGACTGGCTCCTTGTCATCAGCTTATAGGAAACCTTGGAGAAGGCTTTTGGTGGCTTCTGGTGGAGGGCTGAGTGCCTTGCTGATGAAGAAAACAGTCTCCTTACCAGAGAACTATAGCATCTCTAGGCCAGAGGGCATTCCCTACAGAGGAAGGCACCTTTGGAAGTTGGAAGGGAATAAGGCAATGCTATATTCATAAAAGAGGTATAAGAAGATTCTGGAATGATGTAACTCTTATATTTTAGGCTTACCTTGAAAACAGTTTTACAACAAAGTTTGTGCGGCATGcgatggcacacatctttaatcccagtactcagaaatCATGGGCAAAATAACTCTCCCTCCTTTAGGCTTTTTGCTTGGGTGCTTTGTTCGCTTACATGCACTGCTGCAAGCGCTTCCATGAAGCCTCCTCTGCAGACATAAGCATGCAGGCACGCTTCCCACTCGCCTGGGTAACACCAGAGCATGCCACTGCTCGATCGCAGGCTGAGCTGTGCTTGGTTTTTTAGGGTACCtcccttcattttgtttttttgtggcaGGGTCTTGCTCTGTGAGTCAGCCCGGTCAGGAACTCCTGTGCCTGTTTCTCCAGGGTTGGGATTACACCCAGAAGTTTAAATTCTCATGAACATATAGCAACAGTAGCTGCCAATGGTTACTGTATGCTAGTGTAAAGGCTGAGAACCGCAGGCACTGATCACAGTAGGGAAGACAGCATTTTCCTCTCCTGGTCTTCAGGGCTGGATCCTTTAAACTTTTCACTTCTAGTTCTATCATATAGCAATTCATAGATTAGTAGTCGCCAAACTGCTGAGATCAACTGATGCCTGGCTGGCATAAAGGACAGTGGGCTTTCAGAGATTCTGTtcactttttataaaaaaaaaacaaggtttcATTACACGGATCTTTTAATGCTAACTTCTGAGTATCTTATATATTTGGA is from Meriones unguiculatus strain TT.TT164.6M chromosome 9, Bangor_MerUng_6.1, whole genome shotgun sequence and encodes:
- the LOC110549697 gene encoding eosinophil cationic protein; its protein translation is MGLKLLESQLCFLLLLGLLLKVPSFQVPPGLTPSRWFIIQHIRNSTTIQCNAAMLGVNRYTRRCKDINTFLHTRFANVVKECYNRDTNCKNERTICHDSSSQVSITYCNLTTPSANYIKCRYQTTHDVKSYTVACDSRTPQDKLTYPVVVVHLDGIF